The sequence below is a genomic window from Synechococcales cyanobacterium T60_A2020_003.
CTCCGCTTTTCAAGATCTGCGACCGCTTCGATCGCCTCTAACAACGCACGAGCCGCCACAACTTCGGTGTATCCGCGCCGTTGGGCAATGCGAATGGCCGCTTCATCGGCCTCCAGTTCCCGTCGTGAACTTCGCTGCGATCGCACAATTTGCAGCCCAGCTAGAGCCGTCAATCCCCCCGCCACCAAAGCTCCTACCAAGTCTGCTTGGGACAGTTCTACCACCGTTCCCAATACACCTGCCAACGCTGCCCCCTGATATACGTCAACCTTGAGCCACTGCACCCCGTTCAGCCACGACACTGTTCTCAGCAGCAATACATCCCGCTGAGAGCGAGACAAGGTTCCCCATAGGTCAAAATTAATAAAAATTGGGCGAGATTGTGCCCACGGCTTCGGTAACGCGGCCTCAATGACAGCGGGCTGTTCTGGCTTACTAGCCACCTTACACAGCATCCGACCCGAAGCAGGCATGAGATCCATCAGATGCAAAAGTTCAGAGTCAGGATTGATCATAAGGATGCTCAGAGAAACTGCAAGCTGTTGGTCAGCGTCGAAAACGCAGCCGGAACCTCTTCGGCGGAAACTGCTGTTGCGGCTACTAGCAATACTGTAATTCCTTTCTCAGTTTGAAGCGCTAAAAGTTCGCCCCCCACGGGTTGCGCGACTCCGCCCAGGGTTAACTGCCCCGTCCAGGAAATCTGAACACCCCCTGGCACTGATCGATAGGGGGTGGCCTGAAACCCTTCGCCTCGACTAAAGATACCTTGGGCAACCTGGGCTAAGGCGGCATCGCTGAGGGGGCGATCAAACGAAT
It includes:
- a CDS encoding DUF3318 domain-containing protein is translated as MNPDSELLHLMDLMPASGRMLCKVASKPEQPAVIEAALPKPWAQSRPIFINFDLWGTLSRSQRDVLLLRTVSWLNGVQWLKVDVYQGAALAGVLGTVVELSQADLVGALVAGGLTALAGLQIVRSQRSSRRELEADEAAIRIAQRRGYTEVVAARALLEAIEAVADLEKR